GGAATATTTTTACATATAACAAGAGTAATGCCTCATTATTATGATAAATAGTAGGAACTACATGTCAATTCTTTCGTTTGTCATTCTTATTAAGCGGTAGATTGTTTATATTTCCGTCGCAACGCACGGCCACTTAACTAGTAAAAGATATAAATTACCAAAATCGGAAGCTCTTCAAGTCAGATGGCAACCAAATCTCTAGATAAATTGTATTGGCATTCTCTCCCTAATGTTCAGACCAAGCATACAAATCATAGGAATGTACAAGGTGAATGAACCTAAGGAGCCTAAGCTTACATCCTACAACACACCCAGGTCAGCTTTCCTTGAAACATTACACTCTACATGTCAGCAGCCAAGGCCCCAATGTGGTCAGCACTTGTTGCCACAATACTTATCTAAAACGAGATGGTTGTGCAAGAACGCCAGCATTGCACAGACAATAATGGACAGAATAAGGAACGCGGTCTTCTTCAATCTAGGAGAGGAGTTTGGTAGCCATGGGTATGAATCTGGTGGAGGCATGACACAACTTTCACCGTTGAAGTATATGCGCCTTGGAAAGGCCCAACCTTTCCCCAAAGTGAATGTTGATGGTTCCTTCCGGAATAGAAGCTCGGATTGCACATTACCATCTGGCCCAGCTACCATGAGAAGGTCATTATAGTACTTGATACCCCACAACATTGCGGTATCATCTGCAGCAAAAAGATAGTTCAGTCACTTTAAACATTATACATTTGAACTGTCAAACATTATAAGGGTACGGAACAAATACTCACTTATTACTCCAAAGGGGTTTAAAGCTTTGTAGTTAAAGCTGAAAATAGTAGTGATATTGTCAAAATTTGGGTGTTGAACTACTAAGTTCCACTGTGAGTAGTTCATCCGGTAATTCCAATTTGTAATGGTGATCTTCACCCTCCAGTAGTCTCTGTAGTTGAACTTGACATGCCAGTGCACCCTTATTGGGCACATATGGGACGAGCATTGTACTAGAGGAATTGAGCTGCCCTTACCAGGTCCATTCACCACAGAAACCAAATAAGGAGAATTGCCCCTATCAAAATAGTAAATACAGTTAAAAAATAGGAAGTGCAAAATGTATGTTGTTTTGAAGACTTCCTGAAGTGATAATACTTACTCCACACAACTCCCAGGTTTGGTTATGTTATTATGGCAGCCACATGAACATTTTGGGCAGTTAATTATCGTTTCATTATAAAACGATGAGAGTGAAACACAACAAGTTGGAGCTCTTTGAGCAACGAACTGTGAATATGTACATGTCACACTCCAAGTCACTGCAAAAGAGAGAATGCTTGTTATTCAGTGAACACCACGTTTGCTACCTGGGATAGACCTAAGCCCAAGACATTTCGTTTTGTCTTGATAACAACTACATGAAAAACAACAATAGTGAAACAACTTACCATGGGCTTGTGTTGTTCTCCTCCCATCCAGCGAAATGAATTTAGTAGGAAGTTTTACATTTTCGGCTACTCCACAAGTATACCCTGGACCTGGGGCCTTTAGAGTGAAGTTTTTCGGAGCTTTCACTGTCTTATTGTTAGTACCTGACCGGCCAACACTGATCTGGAATGATGCTACTGCACTGACTGGGTCTTGCACCCATGAGGTAAGCACTCCTCCTTTGCAACAATTTGCAACCTGCATATTGTAAGGCGCACCTGGAAGTAAGTCAACAGTTGTTGGATCCCTCTTGCAGCAGTGCGGTATATCGCCTTTGAATTGAGAGCAATCACCCTGCTCTGTGGCCTGCCCACCGGTCATTGTCCAGATGATCTCCTTCTTTGCCCAAACCCACCCAAGATGCCACCCAGGTGCCTGGATATGGCGGTACTTCTGGTAATTGTATATGGAAACCACAGCCTGTGAAAAGGCACAGGACATTAACAGCAGAAAAGTATACTGTGGAGGTTATAAGATTCACAGCTACGTAAATGGCTATGTGCATCGTTTTGATGCAGAGCCGGGGGTTCAACCTCCTttacgaaaaaaaaaaccgtatGGGGTGTAACAGGTTGAAGCAAAGTGAAGCGCAAAGCATCTGTCTTGCATAATATCATAATGTAATTGGATGAGAAAACTTGCATTTGGTTATCAGTGGAGTTTTATATGATGCAATGTACAACAAGAAACAAGAGTAACCTGCAAAAGGGAAGGTGCTTCCTTCTGAATTCTGTGTGAACTTAAGTCCaactctgaagtctgaatGACTTGAAATTAGATGTAACTTTCATAGCTGGCATTCATGTTCCATAAAAAACTCATTCTCTGATTGGATACAGATTGAAAAGGTTATTGGCCAAATTGAATTTAAAAGGCCTTATATTATGGCATGCAACCAATGGTGAAAAACATTATGAATTCAgattcaatgagatcaattcATTACATACTGTGATACAAACACAGAGAACTAACCAGAGTACGAGACTAGGAgataatgaaaagaaaatacaaaaagaAGCTCCCGCTTTCACTCTCGAGAAACTAGAAACCCTTCATTTAGTCACAGAAAACAGAAATATAACTAAAACATCTATATTTTTAGTTACAGCTATGTAGAACTTATCAAGAGTAGAAGACATTCATTGCTATATGCAACCACATACTACAGCAGGGAAACAGGCTAGTATGACTTATGTTAGGCTATCACATGGACATAGTTCCATCATAGCAGTGGCATATACAGAGTGTTTCTTAATTATACGAAGCAGCTTCAGATACAATCCAGCAATGGTGTACTTACAACATAGCCATCTGAAGTCCACTGAATGATATCCCATTTGATGGTGATGTTCCCATTTGGATCAAGAGGATCGTAAGCTTCTGCATTGAGAGATAGACAAGTGTCAGGAGATACCATACAACCTCAAATTGATACATGAGTTGGTAACATGCATTTCAACACACACCCTTGTTCACATCAAGTTCCAAtcagaaagaaaaagtaaaaactGCACAGCTTGTTCAGGATAAAAATTGACACAATAATGATCAAGATTTACTTGTCTTTTTGTTTGCAAAAGGAGATTTACTAATTACTAGACAAATTACATGCATCCAATATTCGCTGAATGAGAACTTTAGATAGAGTGGCTTGGTAATTCTTGATTACCTTCCTTGTAATATATTCCTTATTAATAAAATTTTGGCAGTAGATCattgatctactgttttccCTCAAAAACTATTCGCTGATGAAAATTGAGGAAGAACTCTGAAACTATCAGATATGCAAAATCCACATTGATATGTGCTAGATCTTCATAATTTCTTTTGCAGAACATAATTTAGACAATGATGTGAACTCTGAACTTTTTCCTTGATGCAACCAAACTACTAAACTTAACGTCCTCTTATATGATAGGAGCTGGCATACAGAATTACATGAAGTTGGTAATGCAACACAGAAACCTTTCTTCTGATGTTTCCGTCCTGTGTAGTGAAACAGAACTCTGACAAACAAAGGTGAAGTATGAGGACATCACAATAATGTGAACTTGCATGTCATCCAATTCACCAAAAGCTCAAGCTGATGGGAAGGTTGGGCATATGCTCATAGTTTGACACTCCTTCGAGCCTAGGCTCCTCAAACCTAAGGCATAAAGCGACTATAGGCCACAATTTGTTTTTATCATAATAAGTTGCCCAACTGATGGTCGAAGTTGACAGGGCCAGAGCCCAAAGATTGGGGTCATGCGTTTTTTTTTGGTTAAGAGCTTGGGGTCATGCTACTCAATGCTCGATAAAGttttccaagaaaaaaaagctcaattattttttaaaacacTAGCAACTAGCAATCGGTAATGAGTAAAGATGGAAGCCTACCCTCATTGCCAGAACCGACTTATTATATCTTCATGCCTAATAAGGAATTAAGAATCCCGATAGAAAGAAAAGGCTCCTGCACCCTAGCCGCCACCCACCGGCCGGCTGGCCGGGGAACGACGTCCCTGATTCTTCTATGTTTAGTGCTTTAGTATGTCTTCAAAAATTAGGGTTTGGTCAACCGACAGCCGAGctatggtggtgatggcggcACTGTGCGGGTCAATAATAAGGTTTTCCCGACTCCTcgtccacctcgtcgacggcgaTCCTGCCGGTGGCGTTGAGGAGTGTGGGACGGTTGGTCGCTACTCTTCTGGAGTGGAGGATCTGGTTCTGTGTTTGCTTTGCAGGTCTTCTACGCGTATCGGTTTATTGGTTTCTTTTCAGATCGATGAGACTCAGGCCAACTTCGACCTCATCATGGAGTTAGTGCGGCCAGGTCTTCTTGGATCCGTCTGGCCGGATCTAGGATGGTCATCCAACCCtcttcgtcgtcttcttctccgggaCGGCGGTTTGTTTCTCAGATCACTATCGCTGGCATCTTCTGGCTCCGAGCGACTTCCCAGCTGCTAAACAACGGTTTTCTGGCCGGCGTGGTTCGAAGGTTCAGAGGCAGCATCGAGCTTCGCTCATGGTGCGCCACCTGCGAGTGCAGGAGGAAGACAAGACAACGACGTTTACCTGCAAGAACTTGcgtgtaattttcttttatttgttgGTTGATTTTAATATATGACCTTGCCCTTCTtgaaaaaagaaggaattACGGATAGAAAAAACAGGATCCGGTGGTCACCTTTGGATTGGTTCACAATGGAACCGTATACAGCCCCCTTTTTCCCTAGCGTTTTCTTACCCGCCAGGCGACCACTAAACAAGATTCAATTACGGCCACATTTTATGTACGACTACAGAAAGGGGCGAAACCCAACTGCAGTAGCGATGGATCGAGAATCTTGTTCCTCTCTCATaagatttttttctcttatGATATTGGGGATTTATATCTAGTTCATAGACGCCTCACCAAACCAAGAAAACCTGCCAACTTGTCAAGATCGAGGACTTATCAGCTCTGGGAATGAACGGCACAAGACCAAATGATGTCGGGCAATTAGAAGGGAACTCTAATGGATCAATACAAAGAAACCGGCCTATTCTCCAACAAAACTGAGGAAAAGCGAAAAATGATGAAGGCAAATAAAAGAGTTTGTATTTTGCAAAGATGAAGGAGCTGGACAGGTGACTAAATGACACTGACCTGCAAGACACGGTAGGGCGACGAGCAGCGCAATGGCGGCGGCACCCAGGCGAAGGAGCAACGTCGCCATGCCTCAGGCACGCAAGCGGCACTCAAGAACCTCTCTAGCGCGCTACACTACTGCTAGGGCTGCTTGCTAGCCGCCTCTTCTCCCCTCACCTCCTGCTCTCCTCACTCATTTATTTTGGGCCGCCTTTTCCTCGGCGAGAGTGATTAATACGGAGTCCCACGGTACTCTTGGCCAATTTTTGTATCCGtgcagagagaaagagaaagagagaaaccTGAGCGAGCGCCTAGGAGAGCGTGTCAGAGTCTGGGGGGAGGGTGCGGGGTCCAGCATTAGCAAGGCTGCAACAGTACACGAGCCTCCTTTCCTCAGTCCCCGCGCGAGCGCgcgtgagagagagaaacagAGAGCTTTCTCTTTGCTTCATGCGCTCTGGGGTGTGGGGACCGGCCGCAGCAGAGCCCAAAGAGCCAAATGCATGGGTGCCCGCAGTCCGCAGAGGCGCAGAGGTGAGTCGTGGAGTGAGGTTTTGAGCATTTGTTGTGGGAAACCAGACTGTTGCCGTGTGGGGATGTGGGGAGCGGCGGAGGTTGCTTTTGTTCTGGGAGCATGTGGCGGAGGGGAGGGAGTAAAGAAAAGGATACCGGGACCATCGAGATACGAAAAGCATGTCTTTACTCGTTACTCCTACTTTCAAATCCAATCAATATTATTCCTCCGTTATTTTGACAGCATATTAGACCCATCCCAATGCTCCACGCTGTACAGTATCTTAAGTTGCCGCGTTGGATTTTACGGTGAGGTGGCATGACattaaaagaagaaagagagaagtTCGACTCTTAGAGCAAGAATAATAGTAGCTGATACAATTTATATAccgatgtactccctccatttcataaagaatggcgcccacgtttttcgaggtcgaactttgaccaacgattagaccaattgtatgtagattatatattacaaattttatatcgttggaaaggtttttgaaatacgaatccaatgatataatttttgtaacacataaacctcaaatcattagtctaattgttgaTCAAAGCAAAATCTTAAAATGCATgagtgccattctttgtgaaatggaaaGAGTACATTAGTATCTGATACAGTTGCTCAATGCATACATTTACGATCTAATCATACCTGCATCTACACAGGCACTTGCAATTTCTTGAATCTGCTCTGGTTCATACGTTCATTTATAACACTTGCACATTTCATTTTTCATATctacacacacatacacagaTCTGTGTATACATCTGCATCTATAGATCATTCATTTATGCATATCtttacatacatacatgcatctGTTAATCTGTCCACCCATTTGGAAAAAGATACTTCACTAAATACATAAAAATTTAGACAAGCATCTGTACATGCACAGTCTCTAAATACATAGAAGCAAACATCAGATCTTGgataaaaaagagagtaaaaaagaagaagcaaagatCCAGCAGTTCCTGTACTACTTGCtatatgtatatgtacttCACTAAATACAAGAACTTCACTGGAGGATTTGCAGACAAACTGACAAAGCATCAAGGACCAGAACCATCAAGAACCATGCATGGCACTGGATCCAGCGATATGGGAGAGACGGGAAACTGCAGCGGCGGTTACGGCTTGGCTGGGGAACGGTGGTGGCGTGAGGAATATTGGACGGCTGCCGGTAAGAACTCCTGGTACGAGTGGGagatgcggcggcggatccATGAAGGATGAGGAAGGAAGGTCGCGGTTGCGGGGGAGATGGGAAGGCGGCGCAACGAGGGCAGATGGGGGATGGGGTCGGGATGgaaggagagggcggcgggcgtcgagctCCTGGTctggggaaggcggcggcgccggatcCGGGGGAGAGGATGAgggtggcggccggcgaggtcggATGGAGGAGGTGGGGTGGGGTCGGGGTGGCGGCTGCAGGGGAGAGCTCCACCGAGAGAAACTGGGATCAGGAGGAAGAGCGCGAGGAGGTCGGGGTCTGGTGGTTTGGTGTGGAACTCACACGGTGGCATTTCGAGCGTAATAACAGTTTGCCCTCAGGGTAAGTTGGAAACGTGCGTCCGGAGAAGCTCGGGAAGCTGGTCCAGAGCAGTTTCTCCCCACAACCCACTTTGCACTAGCCGATGAGAAATTTTCCTTCTTTCGGGCTCCAGCTGCCTGGGACCTAGAAGCTGGCCTAGAATCCCAAAAGAACGGAGCCCTCATTTATTATGTTTTGTGAGAGAGAAGTTATGAATTTTCTTAGATTTAGCGCTAAGAGTTGTATGTAgattgagataccgtgactctctttttcttcattaaaTAGGTTGCCACATTAGATTTTTGCTTATGTGGCATATTAAGATTCGGTACAAGGTGGAGCATTGGGAGTGGCCTAAGCTCTCTATAGCCAGTCTAATAGCTAGCATGCACAATGGTGAGCAAAAGTTCCATAAATGAACATGTAGTACTTTATTAAAACGTGGCCCACATTTCAGTCTCACAGATAACTTAGAAGCTTGTGTTGCAGCTCACTATTAGCTTACAACCtacttcctcttctctcccctCCAAGTAAGCACAAATATTATATTTAAATTCTTGTAGCCAGCACTACAATAGGGCATTATTATTCTTGCTCTTTGGGCATCTTCCATAGGGCACGGATACATAGGTCCATTTGACGAAATTgggacttcgacaatgtccatattggtgGACTTATATCTAGGAAAGCTTCGAGTGTATGTGTTGGCGatctcgtcggctaacaaggacacaggggacacgatttacccaggttcggggccctcggaaggtaatatccctacgtcctgcttgtctgatctgtattgatgagtcgattacaaagGTGCCGCGGGggctagatgcacagattcgatccgacgagtgcgtctaggcggctTCTATGCTAGATTGGTATGATCTTTGTCCCCATCCTGGTCCTGTATATATGCAGGAGGCCAGGTCTTAgttagagtccaagtcggttacaataaggagatatactctaattaagcttccttatcttgagtcgcaaggTTTGGCATATGGACTtctggagtcgtagtaggcttccttgtggggcCCCAACTGGTCCATGAcaggtatactcgagtcgagtatgtggttagtcataaccatgTCAGTAGCCCCTAAGTGCCTAGTTGAGTCGAAAACTTGAATAAGGACTTCCCCGAAAAGAACGAGCTTCATGTAGCTGTTGAGCCAGTTGCAGCTAAAAGGGTAGTGCATAATTCTGTTGACTAGGGATTTCATCGAGTTAAACTTCGAATGAAAAGTGTTGCGACTCAAAGATTGTCTGAGCCAATGTTTAATGTACGACTGTTGAGTAACAGTTTCGCAATTTGATTTTGACAATCTgtcaaatcaaacaaatttggtcaaatgtAGCAATTAGCAATCATAGGGATAGATGCTCAGTGTGCCTGAATACTCGAGaagtcgagtccagttaattgcTCTAGGGCAAAAACAACATCATCTTTCATCAGTATTCGAGTCcccgggctcgaacctggcaATTGGCGAAATTCAACTTGACCTGTGACGATTTATAGGTCGAATCCCAGTTTTAAGTGATCGACTTGATGGTACGATTCCAAGCCCGATAGAGAATCTACAGGTCTtaccttcatgcaatgagcatggatataCTGAAGTAGCACAGCTAGTGCGACTCCAGGCTCTATGGAGAAGATCCATgaggcttatcttcatgcaatgagtaTGGATAAACTAGAGTAACGCAGCTAGTGCGACTCCAGGCTCTATGGATTAGATCCATGAGGCTTActttcatgcaatgagcatgaaTTACTGAGGTAACGCAGCCGGTGCGACTCAGTTGCGTCGACTGCATCAGTTGCGTCTACTGCAGTCAGTCGAATCTTATGTCTTGGACATAGACTTGGGTTCACCTGCTCAAAAAAGGATGATCCATAAATAGACTGTGTGAAGTCTTAATTGAAGCAAACCAATTAATGGCAATAAGTGACTCAACTGAGAGTTTGTGTGTTTACAGGTGAGACTCAATGCGAGTCTAAGTGTTTCGCAAGGAACTCATTACCCTGTTTGAAAAATATTTCGAGTCACGATATTCGGGTTAGTCTCGTCATGGATG
This is a stretch of genomic DNA from Brachypodium distachyon strain Bd21 chromosome 1, Brachypodium_distachyon_v3.0, whole genome shotgun sequence. It encodes these proteins:
- the LOC100829328 gene encoding COBRA-like protein 2, which codes for MATLLLRLGAAAIALLVALPCLAEAYDPLDPNGNITIKWDIIQWTSDGYVAVVSIYNYQKYRHIQAPGWHLGWVWAKKEIIWTMTGGQATEQGDCSQFKGDIPHCCKRDPTTVDLLPGAPYNMQVANCCKGGVLTSWVQDPVSAVASFQISVGRSGTNNKTVKAPKNFTLKAPGPGYTCGVAENVKLPTKFISLDGRRTTQAHVTWSVTCTYSQFVAQRAPTCCVSLSSFYNETIINCPKCSCGCHNNITKPGSCVEGNSPYLVSVVNGPGKGSSIPLVQCSSHMCPIRVHWHVKFNYRDYWRVKITITNWNYRMNYSQWNLVVQHPNFDNITTIFSFNYKALNPFGVINDTAMLWGIKYYNDLLMVAGPDGNVQSELLFRKEPSTFTLGKGWAFPRRIYFNGESCVMPPPDSYPWLPNSSPRLKKTAFLILSIIVCAMLAFLHNHLVLDKYCGNKC